From the Drosophila sechellia strain sech25 chromosome X, ASM438219v1, whole genome shotgun sequence genome, the window TCATCCTCGGGCTCTTCAAAGACCCGTCGGCCCCAGCAGACTACGCTCCTGGTAAACCGCAATGGACAGACCGTTTACGTGGCTCCTGAGCTGCTGGGCCTGAACTCTCCCTATCCCTACGCTTATGTCCAGGGTCAGACGAAGAAACAAAGGGTTCCCATCAACGGTGCATTCCCACAGCCCCCACTAACGGTGCCGGTTAGGCGTCAGGGTCGTCCCACCCAGTACATCACCATTCCCTGGAGCCAGCTGGGCCTCTCACCGCCCGACCAGCAATCAGTCGTTTCCCTGGCCGAGGGCATCCAAGCGCAGCCCCTCATTCTGAATATTCCGCAGAGCGCCATTAGTCCGGTGCGCGGTGGTGCTAGCTCGGGTGGCCAGAAGAAGAAGCGCCCCCAGCTGACCGCCTCGGCGGTTCCTCTTTTGGCTGACGCCTCCCTTATGGACATCTTCCAGCCTCCCCAGATCCCGCCCTCCAGAACCGGTTCACCCTCTTCCGGATCCTCCATCAAGCCCATCTCCGCCCAACCCGTCCTGATTGCCGCTAAGCCCGTGAAGGCTGGTGGAGTGGGAACCACTGGACTGCTACCCACTCGCATTCGTCCCGGAACGATTGTAGAGAAGGCCCCTGCTATGGAGGCAATGGAGAAGCCCATGGAGGTCAACGAGAtgaagcaggagcaggagataATGGCCACGGAGCCAGCTGCTTCTACGCCACAAATGGCAGCCAGCGGATCCGAGCAGCAGGAGTTCATCTTGgttggcgatgatgatgagccGGGAGTCTCCCGACATGTGCAGCCAGCTTTCGGGGATGCCCGCTATGTGTCCTACGGCGATTTCCATCCGTACTTCGATCTGCTGACGCAAAACAGGCGATTCGCGCTTAGGAAGACCGGCAGGTCATTGGAGATTCCCGAAGAGCAGATGGCCCCTAAGGGAGATTTGCAGAAGGAGGAGAACCcaaaggaggaggagcagaagGAGAAGATTCCAAAGGAGGAAGTCCAGCTAGAGGAGATTAAGAAGGAGGAGCCCCAAAAAGAGGAGCCCCAGAAGGAGGAGATCCAGAAGAAGGAGATCCAGAAGGAGGAGATCCAGAAGGAGGAGGAACCCAAAGTGGAATCCCCACAGCCTCTGGAGCAGTCAAAACTGCCAGCATAATTTTGTAAACGAACAGCCCTCCAAAAATCGAACACATACGAGctcgaattaaaataatgaagataacAAAGAAATATGataaacaaaaccaaaaccaaacgaTTTTCAATCCTCGTGAAAACCACaaagaaatacattttttttacatttttttttgcgtgtGTTAATGCCTAACCAAAAAGTTAAAGTTTTGCTGGCTAAAAAGAGAGAAAACTATTAGCAAACCtaaacataattttttttatcatttcttCGGTCAGTTGAAAGTTCAAATCTCTAAGAGCATTGCCCCTCGCAAGGCCAGAAACCTGATTTGGTGCCCCGAAAGCGATGGCTTGTTATTGAGACCCGTGCTTTTGACCGATTTAAATATGTATCTAACATTTTCGAACGCCTCTTTTTGGCTTTACCTTAATTAATATTCCCCCAGCGACAAAAGAAATTTGCTGTTGGGGTCAAGCATAAAGAACTGACAGAATAATTCctaaaatgcaaattagtCGGTCGATTAACGGTATTTGGCGTAGATACTGTTGCCTGAGCATAATAATCAATCGAAGGCAACCCTGCGGAGCAGTTTTGTAGCGCGTAGCTTTTCAAAGTATTTAAGGAAGTCTTAAAAGTTCACCTACGAGTTTAAAAGAAGATCTAGAGCTTTAAGCTGAACGCAAGGATGTTTTTTCTCATCGTGAAGCTTATGTAAGGATAATTCTAGGCTCAGACGCATATAGCTGTTTTAACGAGCTTTAAGCCCAAAATAACTACACaagaaagaaagaagaaaGCATCAGGGGCAAAAGAAACGATGAAGCTAGATAAAGCTGATGATCGAAAAGTCTAAGACTAAACAATTAGAATATGTAGTTTGCACAACATTAGTTGTGGcattaaaattattgtttCATTTAAAACAAAAGGTCGATAAAAACAATGACAATTATATACTCGAGTTTCTCGCCAGCACAGTCGACTTTTGGTTaaggtaaataaaatatacacacAAATTCTTTTCCAGCTTGAAGTCCCCGGGCAACGTTTAACAAGTCAAGCGGAGCTGGAGCCAACGATCCATCCCAGATAGATGAGATGAGAAGCTGCCAACACTTTTGGCTCGATTTTGGCCCCCAAGCCACGGGGcggaaatttgcataatcaTGCCGAAAAAAAGAGCGGACACTATTAGGCCAACATGCGAGCACTTCAGCTGGCCAGTTGACAACATTATTCCAGCATTATTCAGGCGATCGTTAATTGTTTCCAGCGACAATAGGCCGGGGTTAACGCTCAGGCAAGTGGCCAAAAAGCTGGCTAAAGAAGCTGGATGCCAAGCAGAAAAGCCCGAAGAAAGAGTTTTGGATACGTATTCTCCAATTCAGGCGTGTGTGCAGATATATGGTCATAAATTCCCCCAGGCAAAGGTCAGCACCTGCCGAATCGGATTTGGCCATATAATTAAAGCCTGAGAAGAGCCAAAGAACGGGCAATGAACTTTCAACTCGATTGGGCCCAGCCCATAACTCGGACTTATGCCAATTTATTAGCCAGCTGCCggagttggccaaaaactgaaaaaccaAAACTGGACAGCAGCTTTCTTTGTGCCGTTGTCTCGTTTGAATATGAATTTCTGAGGCCTGACCCCGTTGAACTTCTCCTGCGGCACATTCTTATGGAAATTAAGTTCgcgtttcttttattttagaaattttacgCAGTTTCCGCAGCCGCAGCCAAGCGGATTTCACTGTGACTTCTTGAATGTCTTGAATAAAATAAGCTTGCATAAAATTGACCCAAGTGCTTGTGGATTTCTTTTTTGGGGGGAAAATCGATTTCAAATTAGCGGATTTATGAAACGTATTTGAGACCGTTTAGCGAATTTCTATACAATATAGTTGTATGCTAATTTTTGGATGGCCCAATTTGGCCCAACCGTTCATAAGAGTTAAAAGTTGAAGcccataaaaaaaattaatttatgcgtCCCCACAAACTTAGAAAACAATTTCCAGATCTGGATCAAAAAACAGTTACTAAACTCTGTACTCTTCGAACTTGAAAAGTAAAAAGTCTTTTCTTGCAGGTATTACAAAATGAGCTAACATTTTGTAAATTCTATTTCACtatgaatatttatgaaatgatATAATATCGGTATATATTAAAGGCACAGTTCCTAAATTGCTGGAGTGAATaaactattttgttttctaTAAATACTTCTTTgatctttttaaatttttgccGATGAATTTCGAACtgttaaaaatttacaaaaagcGAAATGAATAGAAATTAGAGAATATAGAATTGACTTTGGTTCCAGTTTCTGGGCAGCTATCAAAAATGGTAAAAGACCGAAGCAAatattgcattttaacacTCATATTGTttccaaattatttgcaagcaattattagtttaaattAATCTGAATGGCCATGCCTGCAATATCAGTTTTATATCTAAAAGCTGTGTGCTTAAAAAAACTCAACTCTGGAAATGAGTCAAGAGGAGAACGCAAACACTGAAAAATTGGTGTTCTATGAGTTCGCATGGCCACTTTTGGTAGCCGTTTTCGAGTTGAACCTCTACAGAATCATCCTTGAGCTTTTGGCCCACATCCTGCTGATCGTAATAGCCGTGGTGGTGGTCAGGAAGACCTCGGGAATGGATGACCACCGCAGCGGCCAGCACGCCCTGTACGCCGTTTTGGGACTGTTCCTGTGCGTGGGTGAATCTCTGCTGGTGTGCCACTCCTGGTGGTTAGGAGACTTCATCTCCGAAAACCGGCTCAACCTTCTGCACATGGTATTGGGAATAGTGGGACTTTGGCTGGGACTGGTGGGGATTTTCTCAAAGAGCATCTCCAAGAGCAAGACACATGAGACGCACTTTGTTTCCAAACATGGATTGTGTGGCCTGTTGGGATTCCTGCTTATCGCTGGGGCCGTGGCGAGTGGGTTCGCCCTGGTGTGCTTCACACACCTGGCTTTGCACGTCACCCACCGACTAATGGGCTTGTGTGGCTTCGTGATCCTCTCGTGCAGCCAGTGGTTCGCCCTCAATCTGGGATTCGCACGAAAGGAGTGGAGCACCTGGAAAATTAAGTGGCTCAAGATTTCCACGCTGGGCGCAACCATTACAGTGGTTGGCTACGAGTTCCTCTGCCTCTGTGGAGACATTGTCCATTTGCTACCCAAAAACTGGTTCCAAGCCATCGGACTGAAAGTTGATTAAATTGTATGACCAAGCCTTGTGAATAACTATTGAATTGCAAAGCAAAGTGTTTATATTATCTAAGCCCTACCATATAAAAGAGTAATTCACGCAAAATGTACATTTATAAGAATCCTATTCAGCCCAACAGAAAATATTAGGATGATCAAACGAAGTTTGTTAATCAGTTCCGAAAGAAACATTAGCATACTTTCTGACTTTCAACAGAGAAATTCCTTGGGAAAAGCACTTTAATAACTGTGATGGTATGTATGGTCATATTCCATTGTACCTAAGAGTTAAGATATGTTTGAACATTGTTAAataagaaattataaattccGTGCAAAAAGATTTAGTGCAAGACTAAAGAAAAGAGTAAAATTACAGAGGGCTCGCATGTGAAATATTAGCCAACCTTCAGTCTTTCACCTGTAGAATTGGCCATTTCCCCGCACAAGAAGCCTCTTGGCTGGCATATTAATCACGGGACAAAGCCATAATACCATCCCAACGAGGCTCGATCAATCAGCGGTGCGGGAACACACATTTGCCCCCTATACCATACACCCCTCCCATCGAGATCCACATTGGACATTGGGTATATGACCGGTGGCCGGGGATGGGATGCGACCACTTCGCATGCGTCGCTGACTCCGAGAGCAGGTCCATCATAGGTTCGGATCGGCCCTTGACTTCTCGGGTTTCTCGGCGGTCTCTTGGGATGCCGAGATCTGTGCGTGTCTCTGATTGTTTTGTCATTAGCATGACCGCCGCGCTTTTTTGGGCCTTTGGTGATCTTCGACTTTTTGATTCGGCGGCTGCTGATTTATTCAGCGCTCTTTCTTTTGTCCCACCGGCGGGTCACTGACTTTCGTTTCAAATTCTATTTTTCACCATTTTCTACATTTCTTCCACAAATTTCGCCACTTGAAATTATGCCGACATCGACCGCAATTATGCCCAATGTTCTTGTGGCCTGAGTGGGCTCTCTCTTCTCGGTTTCTATGGGTTCTAGATTATGGATTCTGGAGTTTTGGCCAGAACTTTTTCGCATAAAAACCTAATGCCGCCGCCGCAGATCGTACAGTTCTGTTTGGGCCTTGCTTACAATTAGGATCCGGTCGGCAGTAAATCTCTAATTTCTGTGCACTTTACGTCGAGAAATCTCTAAAACAAGATGTCCAAGCTGGGTGCTATCTTGGTGGTGGGCTTGTGCCTGTTTGTGGCCGTGGCCTTGGCCGAGCCACGCCTTCAGTATGTTCAGGGGCGCAATCAGGTGCAGGGTCAAAGGGCGCAGCAGCACCCCTACCTCTTCCTGTCGATTCCCAAGGGTCGGGCCAACGCCGGCGCCGTCGTCCAGGGCTTCGAAATTgtcgaggaggaggatgatgaTCTACAGGATGAGGACCAGCACGATGACGAGACGGAGGATGACGAGGAGCTGGAGCACCAGATGGGCCTGAACTTTGCCCGCAGCGGTCTGACTTACAGGCAGAACCACGATGACGACGAACAGGACGATGATCAGGATCAGGAGCAGGATCAGGTTCAGGATGAGCTGCCCAAGAAGCAGATGATGGTTAACCGGGACCAGGCTGGCGCTATTATGGTGCCCGATGGCATTATCGAGATCGAGGGTCAGAGTGTCCTGGACGAGAAGACCGGCAAGGCAGCTCTCCTGGTGCCCCGTGCCGCCCTAGACGCCATTCCCGATGGCGCGGTGGTGGCTCTCATGGAGCGATCCGCCTCATCCGCTGATGAAATCGAGGAAGAGCGCGCCAACCGCGTGGTGGTTCGTCGCCGCAAGAACAACGGACGCAGGAACATCCGCCGGCGGGgcatcaacagcaacaatatcCGACGCCGCCGTCGCCCTGCACAAAGGCGTCGGCGAGTGGGCGGCAACCGCAGGCGCAACGTGCGCGTCATCCGCCCCCAGGGCGGCAACCGCAGGCGTGGCAACCAGAGGCGCCGCGGACAGGTCGTCCTCCAGGGCTGAGACACGAAACGGAGGTCGTCCTAGCCCCATTTCTATATAGTATTATAGTTAAGATCCCCTACCGATCACGACAAGAAATTTTAGACACTTGATGACGATGCGACAAATAAAATGtgatataaaaattataaatatttttttgatattttttatgGGTGGTGTATGTATGATGTGAAATGAACCTATATGGAAAGAAACCTACACGGGTTTGCATCATTAAGTTGATACTAAAGTTGAAAGGTTTTCCGTATAACTTCGTATACTACTCGTATAACGCTATTATACATTTATCATATATTGTTTACCATTTCCTAGTAGTGATATAAATAAGATTGCTTTCTCTTAAATAGAAGGACGATGCATTCTTACTTTCAGATAACTGCTAACCCCTATTGCTagaaaaatttgcatttatcattgattttatttctatcATGGTTCAGCTTTATTCGAGTTAATTCTTTAACTCGACCCAACCTTAATTATAAGTCACTTAATGCTCATATGATAACAAAAGTATGATTTTAGATTGAATATCTACAAATTTTGTAAGATTAAGGATCCGAAAATCAGATGttatatgtaaataaaaaatggtTGAGGAACTCATTTGAAAACATCTCTATAGAACCGTACAGGTTTCGTAGTGAAAAACTTTGATTATCGTTCGGCCAACAAAATAGGTACTACCGAAAAGTAACCATGAGGAGCTTATAAGTCGagataaaattaaattgctaGTCGTATATTGGAACCACAGATACTTTGGTCTAatccaaatatatatattaataaaataaaagttctAGGAAGTAACGAAATAATTACACAATTATTCTTATATAAATACTATAtagaaaatggaaataaatatattgaaataattttattcCGAATTCT encodes:
- the LOC6616209 gene encoding uncharacterized protein LOC6616209; this translates as MSQEENANTEKLVFYEFAWPLLVAVFELNLYRIILELLAHILLIVIAVVVVRKTSGMDDHRSGQHALYAVLGLFLCVGESLLVCHSWWLGDFISENRLNLLHMVLGIVGLWLGLVGIFSKSISKSKTHETHFVSKHGLCGLLGFLLIAGAVASGFALVCFTHLALHVTHRLMGLCGFVILSCSQWFALNLGFARKEWSTWKIKWLKISTLGATITVVGYEFLCLCGDIVHLLPKNWFQAIGLKVD
- the LOC6616210 gene encoding histone-lysine N-methyltransferase SETD1B, with the translated sequence MSKLGAILVVGLCLFVAVALAEPRLQYVQGRNQVQGQRAQQHPYLFLSIPKGRANAGAVVQGFEIVEEEDDDLQDEDQHDDETEDDEELEHQMGLNFARSGLTYRQNHDDDEQDDDQDQEQDQVQDELPKKQMMVNRDQAGAIMVPDGIIEIEGQSVLDEKTGKAALLVPRAALDAIPDGAVVALMERSASSADEIEEERANRVVVRRRKNNGRRNIRRRGINSNNIRRRRRPAQRRRRVGGNRRRNVRVIRPQGGNRRRGNQRRRGQVVLQG